The window TGGTTGTATGTCATGAAGACTGTTTTTCGATTATTTTAACTTGCGGGTTTGTTTATTTGGTAGTTGGTACACGGATTAACTCGTGGGTCTTTTGGTTTCATGCTAGATTACGAGTTTCTCTGCACTCTCGGTTAGCATAAGAGCTTTGTTTGTCTGTCTGTCTGTCTGATCTGATTGTTTTACTTAATTGCATAGGAGTGTTCattgttcttcttttgttaCCAACATACTCTGCCACGGAGTTTGTTACTGTGTCATTTTTTcgttattttatgaaatttccACTTCTTGCTTCACTTCAACGACTTACCTTGGTGCTGATGACTAAAATTGTTCTGCTACGGATTTTTAGAAGTTCATCGTTAGTTCAGCGGTTAGACTCATGACCATGGAGCTTTTCGAAATTCAACCAGCTGAACTTAAGTTCACTTGTAAGTATAAGAGAGAagttttttatcttttactttttgttcCAATGTATGATGTACATGCAATTACATATTATCAGGCAAGATGGCAGTGATACCGCTGCAGAATTTGAGTTGCACTGTCTCGAATTGTTTTAATGAACGTGATGCTTAAATCACTACGTAAAAAATTGTTAGGCCTGGTTTAGGCTGAGTTATAGCTTACAATAAGAAGTAAGCCAACCAAagctttcaaattatttagatcctgtttgataattatttggtttttgaaaattgtgcTTGTTTTCTCACCATTTCTAACaatgattttcttcttttttaggAAACATTTAAATTCTTGACCAAATTCAAAATGCTACTTTTGTACTATTCAAAACTTggcttgaattttgaaaacatttgtTTAGTTGTGTTAGGAACCTATAGGTGAAAGTAGTGtttataaacataattttcaaaaaccctaaaactaaaattcaaatggGGATCAAACTGGGTGTTAGCTAGTGGAAGTTTGTTTCATGACCAGCGTAGTTAAAATGTTCTACAAGTAATTACTTGCTACTTACCAAaccttttagattttaaagGATCCCAATGTCTACCTGTTTGTATCTGAACGTATGTTCtgcaaaggaaaaaagataaGAGAATGTTTTCTTCTAGTCTACCTTCTATGTACTCATTTCctgcatttttatttttttaacaatttttgcACGCTTTCTTTCTCCAGTTGAGTTGAAGAAGCAAAGTTCATGCTTGATACAACTTATCAATAAGTCTGAGCAACATATTGCTTTCAAGGTGAAGTATTCGACATGGATCGCACATAACTTTTTTCCTGCCAATACTATACCTTTTCAATTAGATGTTTTTCCCCCCAGAATCTTAAAGTCTTGTTTAGCTGCTGTGTTTAACATACAAACTTTGTTCACAGGTAAAAACTACATCTCCCAAGAAGTACTGTGTGCGACCCAATACTGGCATTATTAAGCCCAAGAATACGTGTGACTTCACAGGTTTCTCTGCTTgtcattcttttaaaatgttggtgGTGCTAACATGAATTTTGTTGTTAGATATCATATGAGTTATCTACTGCTTTCTTTTCAAGAAACTGCCAATCAAGGATGATATGAGATGCAATGCAACTTCAAAAGCTtctgattttttgttttccaataattatttctttctttcttgtatATCTATTCTCTGATTTCAACTCTGTCACTCTTGGATCTATTCAGTCACCATGCTAGCTCAGCGTACAGCTCCACCTGATATGCAATGCAAAGACAAGTTCCTGGTTCAAGGCACAGTCATCTCCCCTGGAACATCTGAAGAGGACATAACATCTGATGTGGTGAGAATTTGAGGTTGTTGCATGCTTTACAGGCCTTTTTCTAAGATTTTTGTTATGCAAGGCAGTTCGCGAAAGATAGTGGCAAGCATATTGAAGAGAAGAAGCTGAAGGTCTTTCTAGCAAGTGCAACACCTACTCCCGTTTTGTTACCAATTAACGGTGAATTGAAACTAGATTCAAACCATGAAACTTCCATGCCAAGAGATAGAATGCAAACAGGAGTTGAGAACATACCTCCACCTAGTAAGGTAAGACAAACTATGCACCTTTCATGTGTGTTCGCTGTACTTCTGTTAAGAGTCTATTCTTTAGTTCTCTCTCCCGCTAGTCTTCACCTACTTCATTCTGATTAGAGAGGGGCTCTAGTTTCATATTTTGAggatattattatatgtatttatgtaaCGTGGTTTTAAACTGAAGCATATTGgctgtttattattattaaaataagtaTTAGGTACCTTTTCTTCTGATGGAAAAACACCATTGGATTgtggttgtttttttcttctcctgaATTTATCTCTTGATTGTAAATTGATATATTCTAGGTTGCAGAAGACTCTAATGGACTTGATACCCGGAAACACATAGATGAACTTAGACCAGTTGATACACCAGTATCGTTATCTCCACCTTATAAGGTCTGCCATTCGAGCAACTCTGCCATATCATATGTGCTTGTATTATGTTCTTGTCAGCATTGTCTTTGCCAAttgacacacacacactcacaTTCTTGTCAGTCTCTCTCTAGTTTTCAATTGTAAAGGGATTTCCCTGTAGAGGTATATGTCCGTTTACCATTCTTGCATGTTTTGAATCCTCGAGTTTGTGTTCTTAATATCCACATGAAAAATAAGGTTTAAAATTCCTGCGGTAATGAGACACTTTTGTTTCCATGTGGTTTATCGATAATCTCTCttctttcaaaatacaaatgaCTTTTTTCCTTGTGTGTTTGAACTATATGATGTACTAGGTGGCTGAGGGAGTTGAGAAGATCGATACTTGTAAAGATGCAGATGAGAATGGAGCAGCTGAAAATGTTCCAACAAGACGAAGTGAGGTGGCCGAATCAGTTGAGAATATTGAAACCATGCCAGCTGAGGGAATTGAGGAATCAAAACTATCGAAGGATCTACCAGAATTAAACTTAACGAAAGACTTTCAAGAGCTGAAATCAAAGCTAGCTCTCATGGATGCCGAACTACTAGAGGTAGATTTTTTGTCTAGAAGTTAGATTATCATGCACTCTCTGTGGACTAtatgtttctcttttctacaaaaaaaaaaaaaaaccaactttTAGCAATTGGCTAGTTAAAGTTAATTGATTGGATAAGTTCATTGCCCGTGAGTAAATTTTTTGCCTCCGGTTCATTCCTAGGTGGCTCTTTTAATGTTGAGGTGTTGCAATGTTTATTTGCTTATGCTATTGTGATGAGTTCTCGGTTTATGAAAATACTGATGATATTTAATGAGTTGTTTGGTAGGTCGTTTGAAAACAGATTTGTATTTTatcctttcaaatttttgtttggtggTAGAAGCAAAAAAGAACTATTTAAAGTCGTAAATGCCCTCATTAGTAGTGCATATACATTAAGAGCAAGAAGTTATGACGCTCCATACTTCCAAGTTCCAGTACAGCTTTCTTGTTTGTTAGTTGTTGCTAGATATAACTAATGTATCAGGTACTAATGAAGCATTTATGAACACGTGCAGGCTGAAGCTACCATAATGAGGCTGAAAAAGGAAAGGACGGTAACAACTCAAGAAAGGGAAATGCTCAAGCGTGATTTGGTTagtccctttttttttcctagtACATAGATTTTAGTCATTCAACTCACATCAAACTCCACATTCATCCAGTACCATTAATATGAAAGTCTTGAATCTTGAGAAGACGCCACTTCactatctttaaaatttgtataaacTCAAAGAGGCATGAATCAAAGTTTCAAAAAGTTGATTCTGGCTTACCTCCCTTTCGATTCTCGCCTTCTTTTGGAATGAGGAACCTATCAAATAGAGTCTTCACTAGTCACTATACATAGTTATTCGTGATATGTTTAATCATTACAGTACCGAGGCACcctaattttagaattttgagaGACATGTTACTGATTTCTTGATGCAGGAGACATTGAGAAAAAGTGGCCAAAGAAGTATCCAAGTAGGCTTCCCTTTAATGTATGTTTTGATGGTTGCTTGTATTAGTCTTCTTGTTGGATATTTCATCCACCCCTATTAGAAGCAAAACAAACCAATAGGGGCTCCATCAGGTATGGttggaaatattttctttttaagattctGGACTGGGCTGTTGTCTTTGATGAGAGATAGAGTCATAGAGAGGAGAATCCAATAGTCTTTCTGTGTAGTCCAATTGTTCTTGTTGTATATTGACTTGATCTGCgcttttttatgattatatgTAAAGCTTTTTCTTAtctatataatacatataacatTCTTGTCATTATATAATCGAATACTACAAGGATTTAAGCCTACAAGTTATTCCTAGGTGTTCAAATATCTAAATACTTGAGCTACTTTTAGGTACATATAAGTTAAAAGCTTGatttttctctattatttataattttttcatgtCTATAAAGTTTGAATGTCGATCAAATGAGAGTAATAGGGAAAGAAATGTGTTTGAATTTATAACTGATTTTAAagtattaaatattgaaaacattCCTAAATTGCACTAGGTAAAAAAGTTTTGattattcaaacttttaattatgtCTAATAATAGATTTgtacatatttgaaaatttaaaataaaattaatggatctattatatacatatatatacacacaattaacattattactaataagactttagattttcaattttgtgcaCTGGTGAGtctgaaattttgaaaaatgtacaTTAATCCgtgatttatatataatattggataaaagttgaaaatttaaagatttgactactttttatagtttataaactaaatagacataaacataaatgtaCGGTATGTGAGTAAATGAACATTAAGTTTAATTGTGGAGACTAatcttgtaattaaaaaattaataatggaTGAGACTATTTTGGTTGGGTTATCATTATTGAAATTAGATTGGTTACATATAAGTTGGctagatttttaattttgtgtgtaAGTCTAACTTTAATATCGcatactttttagttttatgtcTAGTTTACCGATAAAAGATTCCATggttcaaaaattaaatttacaaatataaaatttaaggaCCAAACTGAGATAACACAACATTTATGAATTAGGTTTGTGAATTTGAAGCcaataatgttttctttaatccaATAAATGCACATATTCCAAAGTGGTTTCAAATTTGCGTTTCTTGCGTTCTTTCAGCTCACTACTTCCCCAACTTCTTTGGAAGTGACGGAGAGAAACCACGTTAGTTTACGTTTTTTTCCCttccaaaatatttcaatttgatcgtatttaattggctaaacttaataataataaaaaacaacaatttcataattcttttgaaagcTACTCAATTACCTTTGATTTTCATCAAAACTGCTTGTAAAGTGTAAATCGAGATTAGAAAAACGTGACAATCACTTTCAATGAAGAATATGATCCAAAACTATCACATCTGCGATAAATTCTGACTTCTAGACATCTTATTTCAAAcatagttttgaaatatttgtggaaggtaaaaaaattacacGTGGTTTTCTCTTACAAAAATGAGAGTGAAATTTCATGTTAGTCGAGTTGTGATCATGGtgacataaattaaattcaaataaaatttgtttttcacaACGATATAATTAAACTTgtgaaatttatgatttaatagtttttgttatctattaaaacttttgacaaaattgtatttatctGAATCCAAATAGcatataacttaattttataattatctaAAAGAACTTTTgtcttaaaaacaaaagataattagTTTGAAGTTATCTCGTTAAATTATTAACTTACATTACcaaatatagtttgattgaggtttaaaatgtcaatataaaaaacaatattaaagaTTTGGTTTTACAagaatatcaataaaatgtcTCGATTGACATTTCTTGAAACTTccataaacaaataattgaaagaaacgAGTGATATTTTGTTGCTTACTTATTGttttatggatttgatgagatataataacaatggataattgcaaatttaacaattagattcaagataattaagtatat of the Cucumis sativus cultivar 9930 chromosome 3, Cucumber_9930_V3, whole genome shotgun sequence genome contains:
- the LOC101217249 gene encoding vesicle-associated protein 2-2 translates to MTMELFEIQPAELKFTFELKKQSSCLIQLINKSEQHIAFKVKTTSPKKYCVRPNTGIIKPKNTCDFTVTMLAQRTAPPDMQCKDKFLVQGTVISPGTSEEDITSDVFAKDSGKHIEEKKLKVFLASATPTPVLLPINGELKLDSNHETSMPRDRMQTGVENIPPPSKVAEDSNGLDTRKHIDELRPVDTPVSLSPPYKVAEGVEKIDTCKDADENGAAENVPTRRSEVAESVENIETMPAEGIEESKLSKDLPELNLTKDFQELKSKLALMDAELLEAEATIMRLKKERTVTTQEREMLKRDLETLRKSGQRSIQVGFPLMYVLMVACISLLVGYFIHPY